One segment of Microbacterium arborescens DNA contains the following:
- a CDS encoding heavy metal translocating P-type ATPase, translating into MSADTAGPESSHAVLDIEGMTCASCVARVEKRLQRLDGVRATVNLATETARVEHPAAVSVDELVEAVGEAGYTARVRAPQRRQQPHPAGEHDQHADHDADGGHQHDVEDVPGRTTLRTRLIWGIVLAAPVVVLGMVPAWQFPGWQWVSLVLTAPVVFWAGWPFHRATFANARHGALTMDTLVTLGTFAAFAWSLWAVLFGSAGRIGIRHDVVLFGPVHDPTSLVYFEVAAAVTVLILLGRYIEQRSRRRAGAALRALLELGATDVELPDGRRVGIETLREGDEFVVRPGGKVATDGVVVDGAAAVDESMLTGESVPVDVGPGSEVTGGTIASGGRLRVRATSVGDETRLAHLARLVDEAQSGKSRVQRLADRVSAVFVPVVIVVAALTLVGWIVAGAPVAAGFTAAVAVLIIACPCALGLATPIAVLVGTGRGAELGILITGPEALEAAERIDVVLMDKTGTLTEGRMSVASVATAAGVDRHEALRAAGAVESASEHPIARAIVAAAGAVPAVTEFTGVSGGGVRGSVDGRDVTAGSMAFVTERLGSPAAELDAAARDAAESGASVVAVGWDGAVRAVIAVADRVRDDARDAVARLHRTGASVVLVTGDNAGAAAAVARELGIDEVVADVRPEGKLDEVRRRQAAGERVAMVGDGVNDAAALAAADLGIAMGGGTDAAKHASDITLTAGSPRAVAEAIELSRRTLGIIRGNLFWAFAYNVAAVPLAVAGLLNPMVAAAAMAFSSVFVVLNSLRLRSALRPARRSA; encoded by the coding sequence ATGTCCGCTGACACCGCCGGGCCGGAGAGCAGCCACGCTGTCCTCGACATCGAGGGGATGACGTGCGCGAGCTGTGTCGCCCGGGTCGAGAAGCGTCTGCAACGCCTGGACGGTGTCCGCGCGACGGTGAACCTCGCGACCGAGACGGCGCGCGTGGAGCATCCTGCGGCCGTGTCGGTCGACGAACTCGTCGAGGCAGTGGGCGAGGCCGGGTACACCGCCCGCGTCCGCGCCCCGCAGCGTCGGCAGCAGCCGCACCCCGCCGGGGAGCACGACCAGCACGCGGACCACGACGCCGACGGCGGCCACCAGCACGACGTCGAGGACGTGCCGGGGCGGACGACCCTGCGCACCCGCCTGATTTGGGGCATCGTGCTGGCGGCGCCCGTCGTGGTGCTCGGCATGGTGCCCGCGTGGCAGTTCCCCGGATGGCAATGGGTGTCGCTCGTCCTCACCGCGCCGGTGGTGTTCTGGGCGGGCTGGCCGTTCCATCGCGCGACGTTCGCGAATGCGCGCCATGGCGCGCTGACGATGGACACCCTCGTCACCCTCGGCACCTTCGCCGCGTTCGCCTGGAGCCTGTGGGCGGTGCTGTTCGGCTCCGCCGGGCGTATCGGCATTCGTCACGACGTCGTCCTCTTCGGGCCCGTGCACGACCCGACATCGCTCGTGTACTTCGAGGTCGCCGCAGCCGTCACGGTGCTCATCCTGCTCGGACGGTACATCGAGCAGCGGTCGCGGCGGCGCGCGGGAGCCGCCCTGCGCGCACTGCTCGAGCTCGGGGCGACCGACGTCGAGCTGCCGGACGGTCGACGCGTCGGGATCGAGACCCTTCGGGAAGGCGACGAGTTCGTCGTGCGGCCCGGTGGGAAGGTCGCGACGGACGGCGTCGTGGTCGACGGCGCAGCGGCGGTCGACGAGAGCATGCTCACAGGCGAATCGGTGCCGGTCGACGTCGGACCCGGCTCCGAGGTGACCGGGGGCACGATCGCGTCGGGTGGACGCCTGCGGGTTCGCGCCACCTCGGTCGGCGACGAGACCCGTCTCGCGCACCTGGCACGTCTGGTCGACGAGGCACAATCGGGTAAGAGCCGCGTGCAGCGCCTTGCCGACCGCGTCTCGGCGGTGTTCGTCCCCGTCGTCATCGTCGTCGCCGCGCTCACCCTCGTCGGCTGGATCGTCGCAGGCGCGCCCGTGGCGGCGGGGTTCACCGCCGCCGTGGCGGTGCTCATCATCGCCTGCCCGTGCGCCCTCGGGCTCGCGACGCCCATCGCCGTCCTGGTCGGCACCGGGCGTGGCGCCGAGCTCGGCATCCTGATCACCGGTCCCGAGGCCCTGGAAGCCGCCGAGCGCATCGACGTCGTCCTCATGGACAAGACCGGCACCCTGACCGAAGGGCGGATGTCGGTCGCGTCGGTGGCCACGGCGGCCGGGGTCGACCGCCACGAGGCGCTGCGGGCGGCCGGCGCCGTCGAATCGGCTTCGGAGCACCCGATCGCACGTGCGATCGTCGCCGCCGCCGGCGCGGTGCCTGCGGTGACCGAGTTCACGGGGGTCTCGGGAGGCGGTGTCCGCGGCTCGGTCGATGGGCGCGATGTCACCGCGGGAAGCATGGCTTTCGTCACCGAACGCCTGGGGTCTCCGGCCGCCGAGCTCGACGCGGCCGCGCGCGACGCTGCGGAGTCCGGAGCATCCGTCGTCGCCGTCGGGTGGGACGGCGCCGTCCGCGCGGTCATCGCGGTCGCGGATCGCGTCCGCGACGACGCTCGCGATGCCGTGGCGCGACTGCACCGCACCGGTGCATCCGTCGTCCTGGTCACGGGTGACAACGCTGGTGCAGCCGCGGCGGTGGCTCGCGAGCTGGGCATCGACGAGGTCGTCGCCGACGTGCGGCCGGAGGGCAAGCTCGACGAGGTGCGACGGCGCCAGGCGGCGGGGGAGCGGGTCGCGATGGTCGGCGACGGCGTCAACGACGCCGCCGCCCTGGCCGCCGCCGATCTCGGTATCGCGATGGGCGGCGGGACGGATGCCGCCAAGCACGCCAGCGACATCACGCTGACCGCAGGAAGCCCCCGGGCGGTGGCCGAGGCCATCGAACTCAGTCGCCGCACCCTCGGGATCATCCGCGGAAACCTGTTCTGGGCGTTCGCGTACAACGTCGCCGCCGTGCCGCTGGCGGTCGCCGGACTGCTCAACCCGATGGTCGCCGCGGCCGCGATGGCGTTCTCGAGCGTCTTCGTCGTGCTCAACAGTCTGAGGCTGCGATCGGCACTGCGGCCCGCGCGCCGGAGCGCGTAG
- a CDS encoding heavy-metal-associated domain-containing protein has product MTTQTYSVEGMTCGHCAAAVTRELGLVPGVSDVAVDVDAGTVAVTAVQPPDDDVVSAAVAEAGYTVTGRR; this is encoded by the coding sequence ATGACGACTCAGACCTACTCCGTCGAGGGCATGACCTGCGGCCACTGCGCCGCAGCGGTGACCCGCGAACTCGGACTCGTCCCCGGCGTCTCCGACGTCGCCGTCGACGTCGATGCCGGAACCGTCGCGGTCACGGCCGTGCAGCCGCCCGACGACGACGTCGTCTCGGCTGCGGTGGCCGAGGCCGGCTACACGGTGACCGGACGCCGCTGA
- the deoC gene encoding deoxyribose-phosphate aldolase, whose product MSTISERELAATLDHAILKPELTREQVDAELDIAAEWQVFSVCVRPSDIPHAVARLEGTGVAVGTVIGFPHGTTSTAAKVAEVRQAAADGASEFDMVVNIAALRSGFDDVVVDDIRAVVEAAEGKIVKVILETSLLDDEQIARGSRLTEAGGADFVKTSTGFAGGGATVAHVRLMRENVGEAVQVKASGGVRSFADAVAMLDAGATRLGTSGSATILGEARRLEAGGEATGAVDESSY is encoded by the coding sequence ATGTCCACGATCTCCGAGCGCGAGCTCGCCGCGACCCTCGACCACGCCATCCTCAAGCCCGAACTGACCCGCGAGCAGGTCGACGCCGAGCTCGACATCGCCGCCGAGTGGCAGGTCTTCTCCGTCTGCGTGCGACCCTCCGACATCCCTCATGCCGTCGCACGCCTCGAGGGCACCGGCGTCGCCGTCGGAACCGTCATCGGCTTCCCCCACGGCACCACCTCCACCGCGGCGAAGGTCGCCGAGGTCCGCCAGGCCGCCGCCGACGGCGCCTCGGAGTTCGACATGGTCGTCAACATCGCCGCGCTGCGGTCGGGCTTCGACGACGTCGTCGTCGACGACATCCGAGCCGTGGTCGAGGCCGCCGAGGGCAAGATCGTCAAGGTCATCCTCGAGACCAGCCTCCTCGACGACGAGCAGATCGCACGCGGCAGCCGTCTGACCGAGGCAGGCGGCGCCGACTTCGTCAAGACCTCGACCGGGTTCGCCGGCGGCGGCGCGACGGTCGCCCACGTCCGGCTGATGCGCGAGAACGTCGGCGAAGCCGTGCAGGTCAAGGCGTCCGGCGGCGTGCGCAGCTTCGCCGATGCCGTCGCGATGCTCGATGCGGGCGCGACGCGCCTCGGTACGAGCGGCAGCGCGACGATCCTCGGCGAAGCGCGCCGACTCGAAGCCGGTGGCGAGGCCACCGGCGCAGTCGACGAATCGTCGTACTGA
- a CDS encoding bifunctional riboflavin kinase/FAD synthetase, with the protein MTVYRDPAEVPADFGPSVVAIGKFDGVHSGHRAVIDRARVDAAARGARVVAVTFDRNPLSLLRPELCPEPLVALDQKIGLLAAAGVDAVLVLRFDAELAALSARDFVEGILVRALGAVGVLVGDDFRFGRGGEGDPDVLTALGREHGFDVDVVTDVRARDAGRRVSSTWVRDLLAAGDVAGAARLLGRPHAVEAEVVHGLKRGRELGYPTANLATDAAGFIPADGVYAGWLVDLGMPGADGMLPASVIRYPAAISVGTNPTFDDVPQRQVEAYVLDETDLDLYGHRVEVRFTARIRGMVAFAGIPALIEQMDDDVVRVREALA; encoded by the coding sequence GTGACCGTGTATCGAGACCCCGCCGAGGTGCCCGCGGACTTCGGTCCGAGCGTCGTGGCCATCGGCAAATTCGACGGCGTGCACTCCGGACACCGCGCCGTCATCGACCGGGCCCGGGTCGACGCCGCGGCCCGCGGTGCGCGCGTGGTCGCGGTCACCTTCGACCGCAATCCGCTCAGCCTGCTGCGTCCGGAGCTCTGCCCCGAGCCGCTCGTCGCGCTCGATCAGAAGATCGGTCTTCTCGCTGCGGCGGGTGTCGACGCCGTCCTCGTGCTGCGATTCGACGCCGAGCTCGCCGCGCTCTCGGCACGCGACTTCGTCGAGGGCATCCTCGTGCGCGCTCTCGGCGCCGTCGGAGTGCTCGTCGGCGACGACTTCCGGTTCGGACGCGGCGGCGAAGGGGATCCCGACGTGCTCACCGCTCTCGGGCGTGAGCACGGATTCGACGTCGACGTCGTCACAGACGTCCGCGCACGCGACGCCGGTCGTCGCGTGTCGTCGACCTGGGTGCGCGACCTGCTCGCGGCGGGCGACGTCGCGGGTGCCGCTCGCCTCCTGGGCAGACCCCACGCGGTCGAAGCGGAGGTCGTGCACGGGCTGAAGCGGGGCCGCGAGCTCGGGTATCCGACCGCGAACCTGGCGACCGACGCCGCGGGCTTCATCCCGGCGGACGGTGTGTACGCGGGCTGGCTGGTCGATCTCGGAATGCCCGGAGCCGACGGGATGCTGCCCGCGAGCGTCATCCGCTATCCGGCGGCGATCTCCGTGGGCACCAACCCCACGTTCGACGACGTGCCGCAGCGCCAAGTCGAGGCGTACGTGCTCGACGAGACCGATCTCGACCTCTACGGTCACCGCGTCGAGGTGCGCTTCACAGCCCGCATCCGCGGGATGGTCGCTTTCGCGGGCATTCCCGCGCTGATCGAGCAGATGGACGACGATGTCGTCCGGGTGCGCGAGGCGCTCGCCTGA
- the truB gene encoding tRNA pseudouridine(55) synthase TruB: MPETAPRGILLVDKSGGMTSHDVVSRARRALGTRKIGHAGTLDPMATGLLVLGVGAATRLLTYIVGLDKTYEATIRLGVSTDSDDADGAVTRHATDAALAAVDRAGIDRGIAALTGAIDQVPSRVSAIKVGGKRAYDLARAGQEVELKARRVTVSRFDVREVREVALDVTPAREGGPSRAIDVDVVVDCTSGTYIRALARDLGAALDVGGHLTALRRTRIGPFDVSDAVTEIVPDLELLRDADVAATVLGAFDVSADEARDLRHGKRLVGAAARLSAPHPAAIDPDGRLVGIVERRGDDVKSLMNMAEDA; the protein is encoded by the coding sequence ATGCCCGAAACCGCGCCCCGCGGCATCCTGCTCGTCGACAAGTCGGGCGGGATGACCAGTCACGACGTCGTCTCCCGAGCCCGCCGAGCCCTCGGCACCCGCAAGATCGGCCACGCCGGCACGCTCGACCCGATGGCGACGGGGCTGCTGGTGCTCGGCGTGGGAGCGGCGACCCGCCTGCTGACCTACATCGTCGGCCTCGACAAGACCTACGAGGCGACGATCCGCCTCGGCGTCTCGACGGACTCCGACGATGCCGACGGCGCGGTGACCAGGCACGCGACGGATGCCGCGCTGGCCGCCGTCGACCGTGCGGGCATCGATCGCGGCATCGCGGCGCTCACCGGCGCGATAGATCAGGTGCCGAGTCGGGTGTCGGCGATCAAGGTCGGCGGGAAGCGGGCGTACGACCTGGCGCGCGCGGGGCAAGAGGTCGAGCTGAAGGCGCGACGGGTCACCGTCTCACGCTTCGATGTGCGGGAGGTCCGCGAGGTCGCGCTCGACGTCACTCCCGCCCGCGAAGGCGGGCCATCCCGAGCGATCGACGTCGACGTCGTCGTCGACTGCACGAGCGGCACCTACATTCGCGCCCTGGCCCGCGATCTCGGCGCCGCCCTCGACGTGGGCGGTCACCTCACGGCGCTCCGGCGCACCCGCATCGGACCCTTCGACGTGTCGGATGCCGTGACCGAGATCGTCCCGGACCTCGAACTCCTGCGCGATGCGGATGTCGCCGCGACCGTGCTCGGCGCCTTCGACGTGAGCGCCGACGAGGCCCGCGACCTGCGTCACGGCAAGCGACTCGTCGGAGCAGCCGCGCGCCTGTCGGCGCCGCATCCCGCTGCGATCGATCCCGACGGCCGGCTCGTGGGGATCGTCGAGCGTCGCGGCGATGACGTCAAGAGCCTCATGAACATGGCGGAGGACGCATGA
- a CDS encoding alpha-N-arabinofuranosidase: protein MTSSARAVIDLDVVGDRISRHIYGHFAEHLGRCIYDGFWVGEDSAIPNIRGIRTDIVEALRALDIPNLRWPGGCFADTYHWRDGIGPREQRPKIANTNWGDVVESNHFGTHEFMDLCDLLGTEAYVNGNVGSGTVQEMSEWVEYLTRDDDSPMARLRRENGRDEPWRVPFWGIGNEPWGCGGNLSPEFYAEEARRYATYCHDHGENTLTLIAAGANEDDFEWTRVLVKSLVESHAANLYDKHPYQAISFHYYTHTGSGINREDATTFTDAQFYDTMAYALDFERVVRGHVAVMDSYDPDNRVSLVCDEWGTWWNAEKGTNPGFLFQQNTIRDALVAGIHFDIFHRYARRISMANIAQTVNVLQAMILTDGDKLVLTPTYHVFEMNKGHQDARALGAHMLDAPTTAARRGELPLVSMSASTKEGSALISLTHLSADEECEVRIDLRGRGARVTRARVLGADSATTFNDADVPDRVEPRPLATALDDGELVVTMPPHSFATVELALD from the coding sequence ATGACCTCGTCCGCCCGTGCGGTCATCGACCTCGACGTCGTCGGCGATCGCATCAGCCGCCACATCTACGGGCACTTCGCCGAGCACCTCGGCCGCTGCATCTACGACGGCTTCTGGGTGGGCGAGGATTCGGCGATCCCCAACATCCGCGGCATCCGCACCGACATCGTCGAAGCGCTCCGCGCGCTCGACATCCCGAATCTGCGCTGGCCGGGCGGATGCTTCGCCGACACGTACCACTGGCGCGACGGCATCGGTCCGCGCGAGCAGCGGCCGAAGATCGCCAACACGAACTGGGGCGACGTCGTCGAGAGCAACCACTTCGGAACCCATGAGTTCATGGACCTGTGCGACTTGCTCGGCACCGAGGCCTACGTCAACGGCAACGTCGGCAGCGGCACGGTGCAGGAGATGTCGGAGTGGGTCGAATACCTCACGCGCGACGACGACAGCCCCATGGCGCGTCTGCGCCGCGAGAACGGACGCGACGAGCCCTGGCGCGTGCCGTTCTGGGGCATCGGCAACGAGCCCTGGGGGTGCGGGGGCAATCTGTCACCGGAGTTCTATGCGGAAGAGGCGCGGCGCTACGCGACCTACTGCCACGACCACGGCGAGAACACGTTGACGCTGATTGCCGCCGGTGCCAACGAGGACGACTTCGAGTGGACGCGCGTGCTGGTGAAGTCGCTCGTCGAATCGCACGCCGCGAACCTGTACGACAAGCACCCGTACCAGGCGATCTCGTTCCACTACTACACGCACACCGGATCGGGCATCAACCGCGAGGACGCGACGACCTTCACCGACGCGCAGTTCTACGACACGATGGCCTACGCGCTCGACTTCGAGCGGGTCGTGCGCGGGCACGTCGCGGTCATGGACTCGTACGACCCCGACAACCGGGTGAGCCTCGTCTGCGACGAGTGGGGCACGTGGTGGAACGCCGAGAAGGGGACGAACCCGGGCTTCCTGTTCCAGCAGAATACGATCCGCGACGCGCTCGTGGCCGGCATCCACTTCGACATCTTCCACCGCTACGCGCGGCGCATCTCGATGGCCAACATCGCCCAGACGGTGAATGTCTTGCAGGCGATGATCCTCACCGACGGCGACAAGCTCGTCCTCACCCCGACCTACCACGTGTTCGAGATGAACAAGGGGCACCAGGACGCCCGAGCGCTCGGCGCTCACATGCTCGACGCCCCGACCACGGCGGCGCGACGCGGGGAGCTGCCGTTGGTGTCGATGTCGGCCTCGACGAAGGAGGGGTCGGCGCTCATCTCGCTCACCCATCTGTCGGCGGATGAGGAGTGCGAGGTGCGCATCGACCTGCGCGGCCGCGGTGCCCGCGTGACGCGAGCCCGTGTACTGGGAGCCGACAGCGCCACGACGTTCAACGATGCCGACGTCCCCGACCGTGTCGAGCCGCGGCCTCTCGCGACCGCCCTCGACGACGGTGAGCTGGTCGTGACGATGCCGCCGCACTCGTTCGCGACCGTCGAGCTGGCGCTGGACTGA
- a CDS encoding Gfo/Idh/MocA family protein → MGEPHGIGVVGLGVISGQYLETLGDHPAVRIAAAADLDADRAQAVAERFPGARALSVAELVADPAVQTVLNLTIPAAHGEVARAALAAGKNVYGEKPLAATFDEALGVMAGANGAWVGGAPDTVLGSGVQTARAVVDAGEIGRPVAAVATWLSSGHEAWHPHPDFYYREGGGPLYDMGPYYLTALFHVLGPVVSVSGASSRSRDERTIGSGPRAGERIPVEIDTHVTGVLEHAGGAVSTVTFSFDAAATHAAPIEVHGESASLTLPDPNFFDGDVTLRRPRAGEWTAIAPRAGYRGAGRGIGVLDFVRGGPGAGRASGEVALHVLEIMSALTRSARDGRRITLTTTAERPPLVPLTEHEHWRTT, encoded by the coding sequence GTGGGCGAGCCGCACGGCATCGGTGTAGTCGGCCTCGGGGTCATCTCGGGCCAGTATCTCGAGACGCTGGGCGATCACCCCGCCGTCCGTATCGCGGCGGCGGCAGACCTCGACGCCGACCGCGCCCAGGCGGTCGCCGAGAGGTTCCCCGGTGCCCGTGCCCTGTCGGTGGCCGAGCTCGTCGCTGACCCAGCCGTGCAGACCGTGCTGAACCTGACGATTCCCGCGGCGCACGGCGAAGTGGCGCGTGCCGCGCTCGCCGCCGGCAAGAACGTCTACGGCGAGAAGCCGCTGGCCGCCACGTTCGACGAAGCGCTCGGCGTCATGGCCGGCGCGAACGGCGCGTGGGTCGGTGGCGCCCCCGACACCGTGCTCGGGTCCGGTGTGCAGACCGCGCGAGCGGTCGTGGATGCCGGTGAGATCGGCCGACCGGTCGCAGCCGTCGCGACGTGGCTGTCGTCGGGCCATGAGGCCTGGCACCCGCATCCCGACTTCTACTACCGCGAGGGCGGCGGGCCGCTCTACGACATGGGGCCGTATTACCTCACCGCGCTGTTCCACGTGCTGGGGCCCGTCGTCAGCGTGTCGGGTGCGTCGTCGCGATCGCGCGATGAGCGCACGATCGGCTCGGGCCCGCGAGCGGGGGAGCGCATCCCCGTCGAGATCGACACGCATGTCACCGGTGTGCTGGAGCACGCCGGCGGTGCGGTGTCGACGGTCACCTTCAGCTTCGACGCCGCCGCGACGCACGCCGCGCCGATCGAGGTGCACGGTGAGAGCGCGTCGCTGACCCTGCCCGACCCCAACTTCTTCGACGGCGACGTGACCCTGCGTCGACCGCGTGCCGGGGAGTGGACGGCGATCGCACCGCGCGCGGGCTACCGCGGCGCGGGTCGCGGTATCGGGGTCCTCGACTTCGTGCGCGGGGGCCCGGGCGCCGGACGTGCGAGCGGCGAGGTCGCCCTGCACGTCCTCGAGATCATGAGCGCCCTCACCCGATCGGCCCGAGACGGCCGCCGCATCACCCTGACCACGACCGCGGAGCGTCCTCCGCTGGTCCCGCTCACCGAGCACGAGCACTGGAGAACCACATGA
- a CDS encoding ThuA domain-containing protein, whose translation MTARQALIVRGGWEGHKPVEATNLFVPFLEENGFEVRIEEDNEVYTDRATMERTDLIVQSVTMSKISREAFAGLRDAVERGTGLAGWHGGIADSYRDNSDYLQLIGGQFATHPAKHPDARVGDETDNYLCYTVDLTEAGRRSEIMAGLEDFTLRTEQYWVLSDDLNDVLATTTHPVQPYHPWHRPITSPAVWTREWGQGRIFVATPGHSLVVLRDVNVRTIIERGMLWASRTASV comes from the coding sequence ATGACCGCGAGACAGGCGCTCATCGTCCGAGGCGGATGGGAAGGGCACAAGCCCGTCGAGGCCACGAACCTCTTCGTCCCGTTCCTCGAGGAGAACGGCTTCGAGGTCCGCATCGAAGAGGACAACGAGGTCTACACCGACCGCGCGACGATGGAGCGCACCGACCTGATCGTGCAGTCCGTCACAATGTCGAAGATCTCGCGCGAGGCCTTCGCGGGCCTGCGCGACGCGGTCGAGCGGGGAACCGGACTGGCGGGCTGGCACGGCGGCATCGCCGACTCGTACCGCGACAACTCCGACTACCTCCAGCTCATCGGCGGACAGTTCGCGACGCACCCCGCGAAGCACCCCGACGCCCGCGTCGGCGACGAGACCGACAACTACCTCTGCTACACCGTCGACCTCACCGAGGCGGGTCGCCGCTCGGAGATCATGGCCGGTCTCGAAGACTTCACGCTGCGCACGGAGCAGTACTGGGTGCTCTCCGACGACCTCAACGACGTGCTCGCGACGACGACGCATCCCGTGCAGCCCTACCACCCGTGGCACCGCCCCATCACCTCGCCCGCCGTCTGGACGCGCGAGTGGGGACAGGGCCGCATCTTCGTCGCGACGCCGGGGCACAGCCTCGTCGTGCTGCGCGACGTCAACGTCCGCACCATCATCGAAAGGGGGATGCTGTGGGCGAGCCGCACGGCATCGGTGTAG
- a CDS encoding Gfo/Idh/MocA family protein — translation MSRRLRIAIIGTGFMGRMHAHAWRTAPRFFDLSIEPEVVVLAGSDAQRAADAASRFGIAESSDDWRSVIARDDIDAVDICTPGDTHAEIALAALDAGLHVLCEKPLANDVADADRMTDAAAAAASRGVVAMCGFSYRRTPALALARRLIEEGRIGRIRHVRAQYLQDWLTDPDAPFTWRLDRERAGSGALGDIGAHSIDTAQWLTGARITSVSGVLRTFVDERPVLDERVGLGGRAGAGAATEHVTVDDAAAFTASFSDGALGVFEATRMATGHRNANRIEISGDRGAVAFDFSHLNDLLFADATLPAGEQGFRRIDATEPEHPYAGAWWPAGHGLGYEHLFTHQSVDFVRAVAGEVEAHPSFAEAAQVQRVLAAVEESASTDSRSIRVEGVSS, via the coding sequence ATGTCGAGACGATTGCGCATCGCGATCATCGGAACCGGGTTCATGGGACGGATGCACGCGCACGCCTGGCGCACCGCTCCGCGCTTCTTCGACCTGTCGATCGAGCCGGAGGTCGTCGTGCTCGCGGGAAGCGACGCGCAGCGCGCCGCCGACGCCGCGTCACGCTTCGGTATCGCCGAGTCGAGCGACGACTGGCGCAGCGTCATCGCACGCGACGACATCGACGCCGTCGACATCTGCACCCCCGGCGACACCCATGCCGAGATCGCGCTCGCCGCGCTCGACGCCGGTCTGCACGTGCTGTGCGAGAAGCCGCTGGCCAACGACGTCGCCGACGCCGATCGGATGACGGATGCCGCCGCTGCTGCGGCCTCGCGCGGAGTCGTCGCCATGTGCGGCTTCAGCTACCGCCGAACGCCCGCCCTCGCTCTGGCGCGACGCTTGATCGAAGAAGGACGCATCGGCCGGATCCGGCACGTGCGCGCGCAGTACCTGCAGGACTGGCTCACCGATCCGGACGCGCCGTTCACCTGGCGCCTCGATCGCGAACGCGCGGGATCGGGCGCGCTCGGCGACATCGGCGCGCACAGCATCGACACCGCCCAGTGGCTCACGGGAGCGCGCATCACGAGCGTCTCGGGCGTCCTGCGCACCTTCGTCGACGAGCGCCCCGTCCTCGACGAACGCGTCGGGCTCGGCGGTCGTGCGGGTGCCGGTGCCGCGACCGAGCACGTGACCGTCGACGACGCCGCGGCGTTCACGGCATCCTTCTCCGATGGTGCGCTCGGCGTCTTCGAGGCGACGCGCATGGCCACGGGACACCGCAACGCCAACCGCATCGAGATCAGCGGTGACCGCGGAGCGGTCGCCTTCGACTTCTCACACCTGAACGACCTGCTCTTCGCCGACGCGACACTGCCCGCCGGTGAGCAGGGTTTCCGGCGCATCGACGCTACCGAGCCCGAGCATCCCTACGCAGGAGCCTGGTGGCCGGCGGGACACGGGCTCGGATACGAGCACCTGTTCACGCATCAGAGCGTCGACTTCGTCCGTGCCGTCGCGGGCGAGGTCGAGGCGCATCCGTCGTTCGCCGAAGCGGCGCAGGTGCAGCGCGTCCTCGCGGCGGTCGAGGAGAGCGCGTCAACCGACAGCAGAAGCATCCGAGTGGAAGGGGTCAGCTCATGA
- a CDS encoding LacI family DNA-binding transcriptional regulator codes for MPATRPSLTDVAAAAGVSVATVSRALRGRGELSPETRTRVLAAAEQLGYARNGTPRGRPRGGTSRIFDLVLGHFHDPYTDEVVAGAHTAASRLNYDLVLTAERDDPDDDWPARIRSRGSAGVVLGLILPTTAQLEIMHGAGIPVVLLEPPSGTTQHVPSVRNTDHAGGSAAAEHLLAQGARRFIVIGGAPSYRYGRARIEGFLSALDEAAPGAPRVLTTADWGAADARRACAAALDDLGGDGPIGLFACSDEMAAGAYRAIAEAGLAVGRHVLVVGYDDVRGARWLHPPLTTIRQPIREMAAAAVTLLAQMAGGAQLADEVVELPTVLVARGSTGRPR; via the coding sequence ATGCCCGCTACCCGCCCGAGCCTCACCGACGTCGCCGCAGCAGCCGGGGTCAGCGTGGCGACCGTCTCGCGGGCGCTGCGCGGTCGCGGCGAGCTGTCGCCCGAGACCCGCACACGCGTGCTCGCAGCCGCCGAGCAGCTCGGCTACGCGCGCAACGGCACCCCGCGGGGCCGACCCCGCGGCGGGACGTCTCGCATCTTCGATCTGGTTCTCGGACATTTCCACGACCCCTACACCGACGAGGTCGTCGCGGGCGCGCACACCGCGGCCTCGCGCCTGAACTACGATCTCGTCCTCACCGCCGAGCGCGACGATCCCGATGACGACTGGCCGGCCCGCATCCGCTCCCGAGGGTCGGCGGGGGTCGTGCTCGGTCTCATCCTGCCCACGACGGCGCAGCTGGAGATCATGCACGGCGCCGGCATCCCCGTCGTGCTGCTCGAGCCGCCGTCGGGTACCACCCAGCATGTGCCGAGCGTGCGGAACACCGATCACGCGGGCGGCTCGGCGGCGGCCGAGCATCTCCTCGCACAGGGCGCCCGCCGCTTCATCGTGATCGGCGGGGCACCGTCGTACCGGTACGGCCGCGCGCGGATCGAGGGCTTCCTCTCGGCGCTCGACGAGGCGGCGCCGGGGGCGCCTCGCGTTCTGACGACGGCTGACTGGGGCGCGGCGGACGCGCGGCGGGCATGCGCCGCAGCGCTCGACGACCTCGGCGGCGACGGTCCCATCGGGCTGTTCGCCTGCTCCGACGAGATGGCCGCCGGCGCCTACCGGGCCATCGCCGAAGCGGGACTCGCCGTGGGGCGCCACGTCCTCGTCGTGGGGTACGACGACGTACGCGGGGCGCGGTGGCTGCACCCCCCGCTCACCACCATCCGCCAGCCCATCCGCGAGATGGCGGCCGCGGCCGTCACGCTCCTGGCGCAGATGGCCGGCGGTGCACAGCTCGCCGACGAAGTGGTCGAGCTGCCGACGGTCCTCGTAGCCCGCGGCTCGACCGGCCGCCCGCGCTGA